Proteins encoded by one window of Geobacter sp. DSM 9736:
- a CDS encoding YtxH domain-containing protein, producing MAENRNGNTAVLGALMLVAGGIIGAGVALLFAPKTGKETREDLGRYATKTRRRAEEVVDDLSSSISEMVDKVGEKASELLDSGKDAAGTARESLLKAIDEGQEKLEKQRSRLAKLFSKE from the coding sequence ATGGCTGAAAACAGGAATGGAAACACCGCTGTTCTGGGTGCGCTCATGCTAGTGGCCGGTGGCATCATCGGCGCAGGCGTCGCGCTGCTTTTCGCGCCGAAGACCGGGAAGGAGACACGTGAGGACCTCGGCCGGTACGCAACCAAAACGAGACGCAGAGCGGAGGAGGTCGTGGATGACCTTTCTTCCAGCATCTCGGAGATGGTGGACAAGGTCGGGGAAAAAGCGTCGGAACTGCTCGATTCGGGCAAGGATGCGGCCGGCACTGCCCGCGAGAGCCTTCTGAAGGCAATAGACGAAGGTCAGGAGAAACTGGAGAAACAGCGAAGCCGACTGGCCAAGCTGTTCAGCAAAGAGTAG
- a CDS encoding CoB--CoM heterodisulfide reductase iron-sulfur subunit A family protein, producing MKIAVYFCNCGSNIAEKIDPAEVGKAVSALPDVAWFKTADFICSEDGKAFLEADIAENRPDRIVVAACSPRDHEGTFMRVMTKAGMNPYLLQMVNIREQVAWVTEEAEKAVAKAVAAISGAVARVRHHVPLEKKELEASRDVLIVGAGPAGLKAALTLAEAGRKVVLVEKEPVIGGLPVRYEELFPDMECGPCMLEPVLGEILHGEHAENIELLTMAELVDVAGFYGNFIATIHQRPRYVDQHQCIGCGECIAVCPGEASNAFNCGLNQRRAIDFPFMGALPNAPFLDMEACVRSRGEECRACKDSCPMGEDVINYDDQERVIERNVGGIILATGASLLDCSSIPSLGYGTLPDVYTSLEFERLLSSTGPTGGEILRRDGSVPGSVAIIHCVGSLDPDHREYCSGICCQYAFKFNHLIGGKLPDARVHHFYREVALPDKSAFTLYHHARKSPNATFHRFESGDELAVTAGNKGGAVVISGESRVEADMVVLCPAVVPGPATAELGRLLDVTLDRFGFFEELHGRIDAARSKIKGVYLAGSCQAPMDIQKAALQGMAATGHVLSDLAEGRKLEIEPINAEIDEERCAGCKVCLTVCPYKAVSFDAEKEVSTVNAVLCHGCGTCVAACPAGAITGNHFTNKQIIEEIQGVLG from the coding sequence ATGAAGATTGCGGTATATTTCTGCAACTGCGGCTCCAACATAGCGGAAAAAATAGACCCCGCGGAAGTCGGCAAGGCTGTTTCCGCCCTCCCTGACGTTGCCTGGTTCAAGACGGCGGACTTCATCTGCTCCGAGGATGGGAAGGCATTTCTAGAGGCCGACATCGCCGAAAACCGCCCCGACCGGATCGTCGTCGCCGCCTGCTCACCCCGGGATCATGAAGGCACCTTTATGCGGGTCATGACAAAAGCCGGGATGAACCCGTACCTCTTGCAGATGGTCAACATCCGGGAGCAGGTTGCCTGGGTAACCGAAGAGGCTGAGAAAGCCGTAGCGAAAGCCGTTGCGGCCATCAGCGGTGCAGTTGCCCGAGTGCGCCACCATGTCCCCCTTGAGAAAAAGGAACTGGAGGCCTCCCGTGACGTCCTCATCGTCGGCGCCGGACCGGCGGGGCTCAAAGCGGCCCTGACCCTCGCCGAAGCCGGGCGGAAGGTGGTGCTGGTGGAGAAGGAGCCAGTGATCGGCGGACTGCCGGTCCGTTACGAAGAGCTGTTTCCGGACATGGAATGCGGACCCTGCATGCTGGAACCGGTACTCGGGGAGATCCTTCACGGGGAGCATGCGGAAAACATAGAACTCCTGACCATGGCGGAACTCGTGGACGTAGCCGGCTTTTACGGCAACTTTATCGCCACGATCCACCAGCGCCCCCGCTACGTGGACCAGCACCAGTGCATCGGCTGCGGCGAGTGCATCGCCGTCTGCCCCGGCGAGGCATCCAACGCCTTCAACTGCGGTCTCAACCAACGGCGCGCCATAGACTTTCCTTTCATGGGCGCTCTTCCCAATGCGCCTTTCCTCGACATGGAGGCTTGCGTCAGAAGCCGTGGCGAAGAATGCCGCGCATGCAAGGATTCATGCCCTATGGGTGAAGATGTCATCAACTACGACGACCAGGAGCGAGTCATCGAGCGGAACGTCGGCGGGATAATACTCGCCACCGGCGCATCCCTTCTCGACTGCTCATCCATCCCCTCACTGGGCTACGGAACCCTCCCCGACGTCTATACGAGTCTGGAGTTCGAACGGCTCCTCTCCTCCACAGGGCCTACTGGAGGCGAGATCCTTAGGAGGGATGGCAGTGTGCCCGGATCGGTAGCTATCATCCACTGCGTCGGCAGCCTCGACCCTGATCACCGCGAATACTGCTCAGGGATATGCTGCCAGTATGCCTTCAAGTTCAACCACCTCATCGGAGGCAAACTTCCCGATGCAAGGGTGCATCACTTCTACCGGGAGGTCGCCCTTCCCGACAAGAGCGCCTTCACCCTCTACCACCATGCACGCAAAAGCCCCAATGCCACGTTCCATCGATTCGAATCAGGTGACGAACTGGCGGTGACGGCAGGAAACAAAGGCGGCGCCGTCGTCATATCCGGAGAAAGCCGGGTAGAAGCCGACATGGTGGTGCTCTGTCCTGCAGTGGTGCCGGGTCCGGCCACAGCTGAGCTGGGCAGGCTGCTTGACGTCACCCTGGACAGATTCGGTTTCTTCGAGGAGCTTCACGGAAGGATAGACGCTGCCAGGAGCAAGATAAAGGGGGTATACCTGGCGGGGTCATGCCAGGCGCCGATGGATATACAGAAAGCGGCACTCCAGGGAATGGCGGCCACCGGCCACGTTCTCTCCGACCTCGCCGAGGGGAGGAAACTTGAGATCGAGCCGATCAATGCCGAAATAGACGAAGAGAGATGCGCCGGCTGCAAGGTCTGCCTCACGGTCTGCCCTTACAAGGCAGTATCCTTCGATGCTGAGAAGGAGGTCTCGACGGTAAATGCCGTCCTCTGCCACGGCTGCGGCACCTGCGTCGCCGCCTGCCCCGCCGGGGCCATTACCGGCAACCATTTCACAAACAAGCAGATCATCGAAGAAATACAGGGGGTCCTTGGATGA
- a CDS encoding DUF1259 domain-containing protein produces the protein MKKLLALASILVSTAAFAQITPPTMGNQTTVPPPVLDNQTSVPTPVLGNQTSIPTPVLGNQTSVPTPVLGNQTSVPPTSTQGTQTPQGTEPTCAADWQQVQQIFSTTAGEIEGNTLRIAIPRNDLTVRKADVQLEPALALTTVINFQCGPERTRMTADMVLKEEEVQPVTDNLLRLQQQQAQGAGINLSALHAHLISTSPPVVFLHLEGTGNANEMANAVKAALALTATPVGTAEAAAPQTPPTQWATIQNSLGVQGKQKGNVLEIRVPRTDSIQENPFFCDSTQGVQELLAPPLGAASEFKFQPVGDRVAATGEFALLAREVNPVARVLNENGIRVEAISNHLIFEEPRLIYVHFWTIDNPQRVAAALQAALGQINSQQCPQATQGTSQGTTSTPQGPTTGVTPAGATGGSTGGGAPPDGTTTPPDSTTTPPDGTTTPPDSTTTPPDSTTTPPDSTTTPPDGTTPPPEEPV, from the coding sequence ATGAAGAAACTGCTTGCACTTGCTTCGATTCTGGTCAGTACGGCAGCATTTGCACAAATAACCCCCCCGACAATGGGGAACCAGACCACTGTGCCTCCGCCTGTACTTGACAATCAGACCAGTGTACCTACGCCTGTTCTCGGTAATCAGACTAGTATACCTACGCCTGTTCTCGGTAATCAGACCAGTGTACCTACGCCTGTTCTCGGTAACCAGACGAGCGTACCTCCGACCTCCACTCAGGGGACGCAAACTCCCCAGGGAACGGAGCCGACATGTGCTGCCGACTGGCAGCAGGTACAGCAGATTTTCAGCACTACTGCCGGGGAGATCGAGGGCAACACACTCAGGATAGCCATTCCTCGCAACGACCTGACCGTGCGCAAAGCGGACGTGCAACTCGAACCCGCTCTTGCGCTGACCACTGTGATCAATTTCCAGTGTGGTCCGGAGAGGACAAGGATGACGGCGGATATGGTGCTTAAGGAAGAGGAGGTGCAGCCGGTGACGGATAACCTGCTGCGGCTGCAACAACAGCAGGCCCAAGGCGCTGGAATCAACCTGTCGGCTCTGCACGCGCATCTGATCAGCACGAGTCCGCCCGTAGTATTCCTTCACCTCGAAGGGACCGGCAACGCAAACGAAATGGCGAATGCGGTAAAAGCAGCGCTGGCCCTTACCGCCACACCGGTAGGCACTGCGGAGGCCGCAGCGCCGCAAACGCCTCCGACACAATGGGCAACGATTCAGAACAGCCTCGGGGTTCAAGGGAAGCAGAAAGGAAACGTGCTGGAGATCCGGGTTCCACGTACGGACAGCATTCAGGAAAATCCGTTCTTCTGTGACTCGACACAGGGGGTCCAGGAGCTTCTCGCACCTCCCCTTGGTGCCGCCAGCGAGTTCAAGTTCCAGCCGGTGGGGGATCGCGTTGCCGCGACAGGGGAATTCGCGCTTCTCGCGAGAGAGGTGAATCCTGTGGCGAGGGTTCTCAACGAGAACGGCATACGTGTCGAGGCGATTTCTAACCATCTCATCTTCGAGGAGCCACGGCTGATATACGTCCATTTCTGGACGATCGATAACCCGCAAAGGGTAGCGGCAGCGCTCCAGGCGGCCCTGGGTCAGATAAATTCGCAGCAGTGTCCGCAGGCGACCCAGGGTACTTCGCAAGGCACGACCAGCACGCCACAGGGTCCAACAACCGGCGTCACACCGGCTGGTGCGACCGGTGGCTCGACCGGTGGTGGCGCGCCACCGGACGGCACCACTACGCCACCGGACAGCACCACTACGCCACCGGACGGCACCACTACGCCACCGGACAGCACCACTACGCCACCGGACAGCACCACTACGCCACCGGACAGCACCACTACGCCGCCGGACGGCACTACACCGCCACCGGAGGAGCCGGTATAG
- a CDS encoding lipopolysaccharide assembly protein LapB has product MSSTFDDQLAKGISQLEAGEVAEATALFRRCTEMEPGNPEGHFNLGDALAADEKPEEAIAAYEKGLAIAPEDTQALTALGDVYFELGRHKDALARYRKVSEIDPKDPDSYVNIGLVYNAMERSDDAIKAYNAALELDPSNVFAYNALGDALYGLGKRDEAVEAFRKGIEIDPNDAAAHFNLGELYYDLGEFENAEKECLEAVRLDPHFTLAYLTLGSICMDGERVKDAIKYLQLYLKMETSPQAAEMVAEVKAVLEGLKAEAEG; this is encoded by the coding sequence ATGAGCAGCACATTCGACGACCAACTAGCAAAAGGAATCTCTCAGCTCGAAGCGGGCGAGGTCGCGGAGGCGACAGCCCTGTTCAGGCGCTGCACGGAGATGGAGCCGGGGAATCCGGAAGGGCATTTCAACCTGGGGGATGCACTGGCAGCGGACGAGAAGCCGGAGGAAGCCATCGCCGCATACGAAAAGGGTCTTGCCATAGCTCCGGAAGATACCCAGGCGCTCACCGCCCTGGGGGATGTCTATTTCGAGCTGGGCCGCCACAAGGATGCACTGGCACGGTACCGTAAGGTCAGCGAGATCGACCCTAAAGATCCCGACAGCTATGTCAACATAGGCCTCGTCTACAATGCGATGGAACGGTCCGATGATGCCATCAAGGCCTACAATGCCGCTCTGGAACTGGACCCGAGCAATGTCTTTGCATACAATGCACTTGGGGATGCGCTTTATGGTCTGGGCAAACGGGACGAAGCCGTAGAGGCCTTCCGCAAGGGAATAGAGATCGATCCCAACGATGCGGCCGCTCACTTCAATCTGGGAGAGCTCTACTACGACCTGGGTGAATTCGAAAACGCCGAGAAGGAATGCCTGGAAGCGGTAAGGCTCGATCCACATTTCACGCTGGCTTACCTCACTCTCGGCAGCATCTGTATGGATGGCGAGCGGGTAAAGGATGCAATCAAGTATCTTCAGCTGTACCTCAAGATGGAAACGTCGCCCCAGGCCGCAGAAATGGTGGCCGAGGTAAAGGCTGTGCTCGAAGGTCTCAAGGCGGAAGCGGAGGGGTAG
- a CDS encoding sulfurtransferase TusA family protein — translation MAVTILDAKGLKCPQPTLKVTVMATKMKPGDVLEVMADCSTFEKDIKDWCARSKKVLLWFKTEGTAQKCQIQF, via the coding sequence ATGGCGGTAACGATACTTGATGCAAAGGGGCTCAAATGCCCCCAACCGACTCTCAAGGTAACGGTCATGGCGACCAAAATGAAGCCTGGAGACGTGCTGGAAGTCATGGCAGACTGCTCCACCTTCGAGAAGGACATCAAGGACTGGTGCGCCCGGTCGAAGAAGGTGCTTCTCTGGTTCAAGACCGAGGGGACGGCGCAGAAGTGCCAGATTCAGTTCTAG
- a CDS encoding hydrogenase iron-sulfur subunit, whose translation MSTEATATFEPKIIGFLCNWCSYAGADKAGSAQTPYPPNVNVIRVMCSGRVEPEFILRSFENGADGVIILACHPGDCHYKEGNYRAAQRSVIMKQLLGQFGIEEERFRMDYVSAGEGEKFVRVIGEMVESVRQLGPLVLRNESRKEASSWR comes from the coding sequence ATGAGCACTGAGGCAACGGCAACGTTCGAGCCGAAAATAATCGGGTTTCTCTGCAACTGGTGCTCCTATGCGGGAGCCGACAAGGCGGGGTCCGCCCAGACCCCCTATCCGCCCAACGTCAATGTCATCCGGGTCATGTGCAGCGGCCGGGTCGAACCGGAGTTCATCCTCCGTTCTTTTGAGAATGGCGCCGACGGGGTTATCATCCTCGCATGCCACCCGGGAGACTGCCACTACAAGGAGGGAAACTACCGTGCCGCCCAGCGAAGCGTCATCATGAAACAGCTCCTCGGCCAGTTCGGCATCGAAGAGGAACGCTTCCGGATGGACTACGTATCTGCAGGCGAAGGAGAGAAATTCGTGCGGGTCATAGGGGAAATGGTTGAATCGGTGCGGCAACTCGGCCCGCTGGTTCTTCGGAACGAGTCACGAAAGGAGGCATCATCATGGCGGTAA
- the ptsP gene encoding phosphoenolpyruvate--protein phosphotransferase — protein MADEIQENLGLRTLEDISGIILHSHDLPQTLENIVTLVAKRMGSDVCSIYLLEDDGETLRLKATRGLLKSSVDRITMRTSEGLTGLVIEQKGVVATDNAPAHPRYKYFRETREEKFHSFLGIPLFERKTPLGVIVVQTKEQRVFTREEISTLSTIACQLSSIVINAKLLDSIRKKEEERAFFQHELERMKAGDHGPGGPGAGKGGRQPQALAGSPASPGFCQGKVYILNQRPDRQGDGTLEKVLPRQEERRRFLLALERAKIHTLYMEKRVAQLISKEDAAIFHTHLMMLEDRGFTGKILELIDRDSGAVRAVRESVDYYVEAFARMEDPYLKERSADIEDIGRRIIDCLEGNDQTRTRLREKRVLVASDILPSDMAILDHDKILGIVTERGDLNSHAAIMARSLGIPAILGVDGLLDAISLRDDIIIDGNSGHLYINPDSRIKVEYERLQHDYGVKRKELEGLRDLPAETKDGARVRLYANIGLLSDIRVALANGAEGVGLYRTEFPYMTRKAFPDRTEQYSLYRKIVEGFGPLPVSIRTLDIGGDKGLPYFAYPKEDNPFMGWRSIRVSLERDDIFRDQLAGVFLASPHGNVKLMFPMVSGTDEIAAIKKIITEVKDELRSSGHTFNPEIPLGIMIEVPAAVQIADILIREVDFFSIGTNDLIQYTLAADRNNPKVKQYYDPYHPAVLHSIKRVAEVGRSAGKPVSICGEMAADPLNAVILFGMGITDFSVSAPYIPVVKQAIRGIDSHRAHAIAAHVLSLESSSGIRKYLADIRNDLGL, from the coding sequence ATGGCTGACGAAATTCAGGAAAACCTCGGGCTGCGGACCCTTGAGGATATCAGCGGCATCATTCTCCATTCCCACGACCTCCCGCAAACCCTCGAAAACATTGTTACCCTCGTCGCAAAGCGGATGGGTTCCGACGTCTGTTCCATATACCTTCTGGAGGATGATGGGGAAACGCTGCGCCTGAAGGCGACCCGCGGCCTCCTCAAAAGCTCCGTTGACCGGATCACGATGAGGACTTCGGAAGGTCTCACAGGTCTGGTCATCGAGCAGAAGGGAGTAGTGGCGACAGATAACGCCCCCGCCCACCCCCGTTACAAATATTTCCGCGAAACGCGTGAGGAAAAGTTCCATTCATTCCTGGGCATCCCTCTCTTCGAACGCAAGACACCTCTCGGCGTCATTGTGGTTCAAACAAAGGAGCAGCGGGTCTTCACGAGGGAAGAAATCAGCACCCTCTCCACCATTGCCTGCCAGCTCAGCAGCATCGTCATCAACGCCAAGCTCCTTGATTCCATCCGCAAGAAAGAGGAGGAACGCGCCTTCTTTCAGCACGAACTGGAGCGGATGAAGGCAGGAGATCACGGCCCGGGCGGCCCCGGAGCAGGAAAGGGAGGGCGGCAGCCGCAGGCTCTCGCAGGTTCCCCGGCTTCTCCCGGTTTCTGCCAGGGGAAAGTCTACATCCTCAACCAGCGCCCCGACCGCCAGGGGGACGGCACACTTGAGAAAGTGCTCCCACGTCAGGAGGAGCGCCGGCGCTTTCTCCTTGCCCTGGAACGAGCCAAGATCCACACGCTATACATGGAAAAGCGGGTCGCCCAGCTCATCTCCAAGGAAGATGCCGCCATATTCCACACCCATCTCATGATGCTGGAAGACCGCGGCTTCACCGGGAAGATACTTGAGCTGATCGACCGCGATTCCGGCGCGGTGCGGGCAGTGAGGGAGTCGGTGGACTACTACGTCGAAGCCTTCGCCCGGATGGAAGATCCGTATCTGAAGGAGCGCTCTGCGGACATCGAGGACATCGGCCGGCGCATCATCGACTGCCTCGAAGGCAACGACCAGACACGGACGCGGCTGCGTGAAAAGCGCGTACTCGTCGCCTCCGACATTCTCCCCTCAGACATGGCGATCCTCGACCACGACAAGATCCTCGGCATCGTCACCGAGCGTGGAGATCTCAATTCCCATGCGGCGATCATGGCCAGGTCGCTTGGCATTCCGGCGATACTTGGAGTCGACGGACTTCTTGATGCCATCAGCCTGCGTGATGACATTATCATCGATGGAAACTCCGGGCATCTCTACATAAATCCGGACAGCCGCATAAAGGTCGAATACGAGCGCCTGCAGCACGATTATGGCGTCAAGCGGAAAGAACTGGAAGGGCTGCGGGACCTGCCGGCCGAGACGAAGGACGGGGCCAGGGTCCGGTTGTATGCCAACATCGGCCTGCTGAGCGACATCCGGGTGGCCCTTGCCAACGGGGCGGAAGGCGTAGGCCTGTACCGCACCGAATTTCCGTACATGACCAGAAAAGCATTCCCCGACCGCACCGAACAGTACAGCCTTTACCGGAAGATCGTCGAAGGGTTCGGCCCGCTCCCTGTCAGCATCCGCACCCTCGATATCGGAGGAGACAAGGGTCTCCCCTACTTCGCCTACCCAAAGGAGGACAACCCCTTCATGGGGTGGCGCTCCATACGCGTGTCGCTGGAACGGGACGATATTTTCCGCGACCAGCTGGCAGGGGTCTTTCTCGCTTCTCCCCACGGAAACGTCAAGCTCATGTTCCCCATGGTTTCCGGTACCGACGAAATCGCCGCCATCAAGAAAATCATTACCGAGGTGAAGGACGAGTTACGCAGCAGCGGTCACACCTTCAATCCCGAGATTCCTCTGGGCATCATGATCGAGGTTCCTGCGGCTGTACAAATTGCGGACATCCTCATACGCGAAGTCGACTTCTTCAGCATCGGCACCAACGATCTCATCCAGTACACCCTGGCCGCGGACCGGAACAATCCGAAGGTGAAGCAGTACTATGACCCGTATCATCCCGCGGTGCTACACTCCATCAAGCGGGTGGCCGAAGTGGGAAGAAGTGCGGGCAAACCGGTCTCCATATGTGGAGAGATGGCTGCCGATCCCCTCAATGCCGTCATCCTCTTCGGCATGGGAATCACCGATTTCAGCGTTTCCGCTCCCTACATCCCTGTTGTGAAGCAGGCTATCCGCGGGATCGACTCGCACAGGGCACATGCCATAGCCGCCCATGTCCTGTCGCTGGAAAGTTCCTCAGGCATCAGAAAATACCTCGCCGACATCCGCAACGATCTTGGGCTCTGA
- a CDS encoding hydrogenase maturation protease: MGTRSIIIGMGNALLTDDGVGIHVVREIAPAVRERNDVEVCELGTGGIRLMEAMAGFDRAYVVDAIITGEHVPGTVLPFEIERFVTTKNTVSTHDTDLATALQMGRMAGIHLPEEIRVWGVEASEVETFSEELTPSVAATVPLLVGEILGVLECDRRKA; the protein is encoded by the coding sequence ATGGGGACGCGCTCCATCATCATCGGAATGGGTAACGCGCTCCTCACCGACGACGGCGTAGGCATTCACGTGGTTAGGGAGATCGCGCCGGCAGTGCGGGAGAGGAACGACGTGGAGGTGTGCGAGCTCGGGACAGGGGGCATACGGCTCATGGAAGCGATGGCGGGATTCGACAGGGCATATGTGGTCGATGCGATCATAACCGGAGAGCATGTCCCCGGTACGGTCCTGCCATTTGAAATCGAGCGTTTCGTCACCACAAAGAACACCGTATCCACCCACGATACCGACCTTGCGACGGCGCTGCAGATGGGGCGAATGGCGGGGATTCACCTCCCGGAGGAGATCAGGGTCTGGGGAGTTGAGGCCAGCGAAGTCGAAACATTCAGCGAGGAACTGACTCCATCCGTTGCCGCCACCGTGCCGCTGCTGGTGGGGGAGATCCTTGGTGTACTCGAGTGTGACAGGAGGAAAGCATGA
- a CDS encoding NADH:ubiquinone oxidoreductase, which produces MAEKPKLAMYWGASCGGCEISLVNINEKILDVDAHFDFMFCPCLMDTKKKDIEALPDKSIAITLFNGAIRTGENEEMAHLLRRKSQVLVAFGSCAKGGSIPALSNLHSRTSHFVSSYIDSPTIDNPTATTPGEKTEVAEGTLTLPAFHDTVRTLAQTVPVDYYIPGCPPESQQIWNVVELIVSGATLPPAGSVIGGGRSTVCDECSRTKEEKKVGRFYRSYEVIPDPEKCLLEQGLLCMGVATRDGCGALCPQVNTPCTGCYGNPEGAGDQGAKMLGALGSIIDIGEVKGVSEAEIHSRIESVISSIPDYAGTFYKYSLAESILRGAANKDKN; this is translated from the coding sequence ATGGCGGAGAAACCGAAGCTGGCGATGTACTGGGGAGCATCGTGCGGCGGCTGCGAAATTTCACTGGTCAACATCAACGAAAAGATCCTCGATGTCGATGCGCATTTCGACTTCATGTTCTGCCCCTGCCTCATGGACACCAAGAAAAAGGACATTGAGGCCCTCCCGGACAAAAGCATAGCCATCACCCTCTTCAACGGCGCCATCCGCACGGGGGAGAACGAGGAGATGGCCCACCTGCTCCGCCGCAAGTCCCAGGTGCTCGTCGCCTTCGGCTCGTGCGCGAAGGGGGGAAGCATACCGGCCCTCTCCAATCTCCATTCCCGCACAAGCCACTTCGTCAGCAGTTACATCGACTCCCCCACCATCGACAACCCGACCGCCACCACTCCCGGAGAAAAAACCGAGGTCGCGGAAGGGACGCTGACGCTTCCCGCATTTCACGACACTGTAAGAACCCTTGCCCAGACTGTCCCCGTAGACTACTACATCCCCGGCTGCCCGCCGGAATCGCAGCAGATCTGGAACGTGGTGGAACTGATAGTAAGCGGAGCGACTCTCCCTCCGGCAGGAAGCGTCATCGGGGGAGGCCGCTCCACCGTATGCGACGAATGCTCCCGTACGAAAGAAGAGAAGAAGGTAGGGCGCTTCTATCGCAGCTATGAGGTAATTCCCGATCCGGAGAAGTGCCTGCTGGAACAGGGACTTCTCTGCATGGGGGTGGCTACCCGCGACGGTTGCGGCGCCCTCTGCCCTCAGGTTAATACGCCATGCACCGGTTGTTACGGAAACCCGGAAGGAGCCGGCGATCAGGGAGCGAAAATGCTGGGAGCTCTCGGCTCCATCATCGACATAGGCGAAGTCAAGGGTGTATCCGAAGCCGAAATCCACTCCCGGATCGAGAGTGTCATCTCCTCAATCCCCGACTATGCAGGGACCTTCTACAAATACAGCCTTGCGGAGTCGATCCTTCGGGGCGCCGCCAATAAAGACAAAAACTAA
- a CDS encoding Ni/Fe hydrogenase subunit alpha: MQRITIDPITRLEGHGKIEIFLNDQGNVENVYFQVPELRGFEQFCVGRLPEEMPLITSRICGVCPEAHHLASAKALDDLFGVDPPPAAKKIRELFYMTFYVTDHTTHFYALGGPDFIVGPDAPPSERNILGVVRKVGLDVAKEVIDCRARNHAIIRKIGGRGVHPTAGVPGGWSKPLTEEERGEIEAAARKNIDFALFSLKAFDDIVLKNPAFLDLVTSDIYLHRTYSMGTVDPNRKVNFYDGMIRVVDPEGSELVTYPASDYMNQIAERVEPWSYLKFPYLKKIGWKGFVDGKESGIYCATPLSRLNVSDGMATPRAQEEYERLYETFGCKKIEGRYQPIHHRLATHWARLIELLYAAEHMLELARDPEILSPEVRAIPQDGCANRSGIGSVEAPRGTLTHHYTTDEKGVLKKVNLLVGTTNNHAPIAMSIKRVAEKLITCGKVVEEGILNRVEMAFRLYDPCFSCATHTLPGKMPLTLNIRDSRGKTLRVIRREF, from the coding sequence ATGCAGCGCATAACGATAGACCCGATAACCCGGCTCGAAGGGCACGGCAAGATCGAGATATTCCTGAACGATCAGGGCAACGTGGAAAACGTCTACTTCCAGGTGCCGGAACTTCGCGGCTTCGAGCAGTTCTGCGTGGGGAGGCTTCCCGAAGAAATGCCCCTCATTACGAGCCGGATCTGCGGCGTGTGCCCGGAAGCTCATCATCTAGCGTCCGCCAAGGCGCTGGATGACCTCTTCGGCGTCGATCCCCCCCCCGCCGCCAAGAAGATCCGCGAGCTCTTCTACATGACCTTCTACGTAACCGACCACACCACCCATTTTTATGCCCTGGGAGGACCCGACTTCATAGTCGGTCCCGATGCTCCCCCCTCAGAGCGGAACATACTCGGCGTGGTGCGCAAGGTGGGGCTCGATGTCGCAAAGGAAGTAATCGACTGCCGGGCGAGAAATCACGCCATCATCCGGAAGATAGGGGGGCGGGGGGTCCATCCGACGGCGGGAGTGCCGGGAGGATGGAGCAAGCCGCTGACCGAGGAGGAGCGGGGTGAAATCGAAGCCGCCGCCCGCAAGAACATCGACTTCGCCCTTTTCAGCCTCAAGGCTTTCGACGACATCGTCCTCAAGAACCCTGCATTCCTCGACCTCGTCACCTCCGACATCTACCTCCACCGCACCTATTCCATGGGAACGGTGGACCCGAACAGGAAGGTAAACTTCTACGACGGAATGATCAGGGTCGTGGACCCGGAAGGGAGCGAACTAGTCACCTATCCAGCATCCGACTACATGAACCAGATAGCGGAACGGGTGGAACCCTGGAGCTACCTGAAATTCCCATATCTGAAAAAAATCGGCTGGAAAGGGTTCGTCGACGGGAAGGAGAGCGGCATCTACTGCGCCACCCCCCTGTCGCGCCTCAACGTCTCCGACGGTATGGCGACACCACGTGCACAGGAGGAGTACGAGCGGCTCTACGAGACCTTCGGCTGCAAGAAGATCGAAGGCAGGTACCAGCCCATCCACCACCGGCTCGCCACCCACTGGGCCCGCCTCATCGAGCTTCTCTACGCTGCCGAGCACATGCTGGAGCTTGCCAGGGACCCGGAAATTCTTTCGCCGGAGGTTCGTGCGATACCGCAGGACGGGTGTGCGAACCGCTCCGGAATCGGGTCTGTCGAGGCCCCCCGCGGCACCCTCACCCACCATTACACAACCGACGAGAAGGGGGTGCTGAAAAAGGTGAACCTGTTGGTGGGCACCACCAACAACCACGCACCCATCGCCATGTCGATCAAACGCGTTGCGGAAAAACTGATCACCTGCGGGAAAGTGGTTGAGGAGGGGATCCTCAACAGAGTCGAAATGGCATTCCGCCTCTACGATCCCTGTTTTTCCTGCGCGACCCACACCCTTCCCGGAAAGATGCCGCTTACCCTGAACATCCGCGACAGCCGGGGGAAAACCTTGCGCGTCATACGGAGAGAGTTCTGA